In Caldicellulosiruptor morganii, the following proteins share a genomic window:
- a CDS encoding radical SAM protein has product MENRNYGHPCFGKDAASKIGRIHLPVAKACNIKCNYCDRNISCMNENHPGACLEVLTPEQALERYKMYASFDSRLKIVGISGPGDPLFNHQTFKTFELIKSYDKDAIFCISTNGLLLEDRIEDLLKSNVRFVTVTVNAVNFEVAKEIYEFALYDGVLYFGEDAAKLLVEKQQKGIEKACKAGLVVKVNTVLIPDINQDHIEEIAKTVKALGAKIMNIMPLRPYAKFSHLKRPSCDTVNRIRKRCESIISQISHCNQCRSDAIGMLMI; this is encoded by the coding sequence ATGGAAAATAGAAACTATGGTCATCCATGCTTTGGAAAAGATGCAGCAAGCAAGATTGGGAGAATACATCTTCCTGTTGCAAAAGCGTGTAATATAAAATGTAACTATTGTGATAGAAACATCTCATGCATGAACGAAAACCACCCCGGTGCCTGCCTTGAGGTTTTGACACCCGAGCAGGCGTTAGAAAGATACAAAATGTATGCATCATTTGACAGCAGGCTAAAGATTGTTGGAATCTCAGGGCCTGGCGACCCACTTTTTAACCACCAGACTTTTAAAACCTTTGAGCTCATAAAAAGCTATGATAAAGACGCTATATTTTGTATCAGCACAAACGGGCTTTTGCTCGAAGACAGAATTGAAGATCTTTTGAAAAGCAATGTGAGGTTTGTAACCGTGACTGTCAACGCAGTAAACTTTGAGGTGGCAAAAGAGATTTATGAGTTTGCCCTGTACGATGGGGTTTTGTACTTTGGCGAGGATGCAGCAAAACTTTTGGTTGAAAAACAGCAAAAGGGCATAGAAAAGGCGTGCAAAGCAGGACTTGTTGTAAAGGTAAACACTGTCTTGATTCCTGACATCAACCAGGACCATATAGAAGAGATTGCAAAGACAGTAAAAGCACTTGGTGCTAAGATTATGAACATCATGCCATTGCGGCCGTATGCCAAGTTTTCGCATCTAAAAAGGCCGTCTTGCGATACCGTAAATAGAATCAGAAAAAGGTGTGAGAGTATCATCAGCCAGATTAGCCATTGTAACCAGTGTAGGTCTGATGCGATTGGTATGCTTATGATATGA